The segment CGACTTCGCTCAATTAGTTAAATTGGTAGGTGTATGACGCAATAACGCGTTTATCGGCTTCATCTAAGTAAGTATTGTTGTCCATCATAAAACTCATCAAGCTGAATGAGTGGTTCTTGTTGGCTAAATAGCTGACACCACCACCAAGGAAGAAACCTTTATAGTTTTCACCTTCATCGTTTTCAGATCCATAAGTGCCAGCCGCAAAGCCCATCAATGTCACTTCTTGCGATAGCGGTTTCAAACCAAAAGCACCCACATAGCCACTACTGCCCGCAGAGTCTGCCATATAGAAGCCATTTTCAGCACTTGGTGTATCGATGAAAGTCACATCTGCACATGCACCAATACCATCACAGCGAGGAGACTCACCATCGTTGTAGGTGTAACCCGCCATTGGGAACAACTGAACACCCAAAGGTTCAATGCCAAATAAACTCAGAGGAATAAAAGTACCCACACTGTAGTTAGTTTGTGTAGCGCCGTTAGTGTACTCATTCTTACCAAAGTTAAAGTTCAAGATACCAACTGGAAATAACCAAGAGCCGCCCACACGCCATTCACTCGCATCTGAATTAAGACGAACGTTAATCTTTCTCGCAGGGTCAAACGCTAATGATCCAGAAAAAGAGACGTTTGAGTCATCAAAATCATAGTTATTCGCATAAGACACACCCACTTTGGTTACTACCTTGGTTGGGTCATCTGCTAACTTAGATTCATTATCTTTAATATCCGAGTTTGGCGCCGCATGCACTGCACTAGCGAAAACTAACGTTGCTATCGATATAAATGGGGCTGTTTTCATTTTTAAATACCTTCATTGAGAAGAAATGCTTGAATGCAGGAGTCTGCCCCCTTCAATCAAATTCGCTCTTCTACTAGACCACTGACTTGAGTGTAACAACACTTTTTAAAGCCGAATTCATAAACTATAGTTTTTGATTGAGTCTCGAATATCAGATTAATAACAATATTCTGAATTTTCAGACAAATCTGATATTAGCTTACTCATAAAAGAATGAAAGACTGATGGATCGAGCCACTGTGTGCTGTTCCTTCCATTTCATCTATACTTAAAAGCTAAATAAAAGTGATAAGACCAGTAATTTGCTGCCATTTGCTGTGAATTAGCTATAATCTTGGTCAATTTAAAAATTTCTACGAATTTTTGACAAAAAATAGTGTCGAATACGAGAAGATTCCCAAGAATCTCCGATTCGCTCCACATTAGAGGAAGATAACGACACAATGGCTGCCAAATCACGCATTCTTGTCTTAAACGGCCCCAACCTAAACCTTTTAGGTTTACGTGAGCCGACACATTATGGTTCTAACACCTTAGAGCACATTGTCGCGACTTTACGTGAAAATGCGGAAAAAGCAGGTGTTGAGTTGGAACATCTTCAATCTAATCGCGAATATGAGTTGATAGAAGCCATTCATCAGGCTCATGGCAATGTGGATTTCATTATTATCAACCCAGCAGCATTTACGCACACCAGTGTCGCTATTCGTGACGCTTTGCTCGGCGTTGCCATTCCGTTTATCGAAGTGCATTTGTCGAACGTGCATGCTCGTGAGCCATTCCGTCATCACTCTTACTTGTCCGATAAGGCGCAAGGAGTGATTTGCGGTCTAGGCGCACAAGGTTATGAATTTGCTTTGTCTGCAGCCATAAAAACTCTGCAGGCAAAGTAACCAAACACTCTGCAGTTCTAACGAACTGTCTTACTCAACAAGATAAAAGAGAAAAGAAACAATGGATATTCGTAAAATCAAGAAGCTAATCGAGTTAGTTGAAGAATCAGGCATCGCTGAGCTAGAAATCTCAGAAGGCGAAGAGTCGGTACGAATCAGTCGTCACGGTGTTGCTGCGCCAGCACCAATTCACTATGCGGCGGCACCAGCTCCTGTAGCTGCACCTGCACCAGTAGCGGCACCAGCTCCTGCTGCTGCACCAGCAGCATCTGCAGAGCCAAGTGCACCTGCAGGTCATAGCGTTCTTTCTCCAATGGTTGGTACGTTCTACCGCTCACCAAGTCCAGATTCAAAACCATTCATCGAAGTGGGTCAAAAAGTGTCTGTTGGCGATACTCTATGTATCGTTGAAGCGATGAAAATGATGAACCAAATCGAATCAGACAAATCTGGTGTTGTTACTGCGATCCTACTTGAAGACGGTCAACCTGTTGAATTCGACCAACCACTTGTTGTTATCGAATAATAGAGGCCTTTTCTATGTTAGATAAAGTAGTCATCGCGAACCGAGGTGAAATTGCACTTCGTATTCTTCGCGCATGTAAAGAATTAGGGATCAAAACGGTTGCTGTTCACTCAACAGCAGACCGCGATCTAAAACATGTATTGCTAGCAGATGAGTCTATCTGTATCGGTCCAGCATCAAGCATGGAAAGTTACCTAAACATTCCACGCATCATTTCTGCTGCAGAGGTGACAGGTGCTGTTGCGATTCACCCAGGATACGGCTTCCTATCTGAGAACGCAGACTTTGCTGAACAAGTAGAGAAAAGCGGCTTTATTTTCGTTGGCCCTAGAGCAGAAACCATTCGCCTAATGGGTGACAAAGTTTCAGCAATCAACTCAATGAAAAAAGCTGGCGTACCTTGTGTTCCGGGTTCTGACGGTCCTCTGGACAATGACGAAGCGAAAAACAAAGCTCACGCTAAACGCATTGGTTACCCAGTAATCATTAAAGCGTCTGGCGGCGGCGGCGGTCGTGGTATGCGTGTTGTTCGCTCTGAAGCAGAACTTGTTAACGCAATCAGCATGACTCGTGCAGAAGCAAAAGCAGCCTTCAACAACGACATGGTTTACATGGAAAAATTCCTAGAAAACCCTCGCCACGTTGAAGTTCAGGTTCTTGCTGATGGCCAAGGTGGCGCAATTCACTTAGGTGAGCGTGACTGTTCAATGCAGCGTCGTCACCAGAAAGTTGTTGAAGAAGCTCCAGCTCCAGGTATCACTGAAGAGATGCGTAAATACATCGGCGAACGTTGTACTCGTGCATGTATCGAGATCGGCTACCGCGGTGCAGGTACATTCGAATTCCTATACGAAAATGGCGAGTTCTACTTCATCGAAATGAACACGCGTATTCAGGTTGAACACCCAGTAACCGAAATGGTAACTGGCGTAGACTTGATTAAAGAGCAACTTCGTATTGCAGCTGGTCAGCCTCTGTCATTTACTCAAAGTGACATCAAGATCCGCGGCCATGCAGTTGAGTGTCGTATCAACGCTGAAGACCCAGTACGCTTCCTGCCAAGCCCAGGTAAGATTACTCGTCTACACACTCCGGGTGGTATGGGCGTTCGTTGGGAATCGCACATCTACTCTGGTTACACAGTTCCACCGTACTACGATTCAATGATCGGTAAGCTGATCACTTTCGGTGAGAACCGTGATGTAGCGATCGCACGTATGCGTAACGCGCTGAACGAAATGATTGTAGAAGGCATCAAAACAAACGTACCTCTACAACAAGAAATCATGAAGGATGAGAACTTCCAACATGGTGGCGCAAACATTCACTACCTAGAGAAAAAACTGGGTTTGAATAAGTCTTGATAGACAAATTGAAAGAAATGCCCACTTCGGTGGGCATTTTTATTTCTGTGATTTTTTCTTTTTGTGGCTTTTCTTTTTGTGATGGCCGTCATTAACGAACAAAGTTGCAGCAGCATCAGTGCGAGAGTAAACTCTGCGCCAACATAAAGTACGAAGAGAGCAATAACATGCCTTGGATTCAAATTAAGCTTAACGCGACTAATGAAAACGCCGAACAAATTAGCGATATGCTAATGGAAGAGACTGGCGCGTTATCCGTCACTTTCCTAGATGCAAAAGATACCCCTGTATTCGAACCTTTACCGGGTGAAACTCGCTTATGGGGTGATACAGACGTATTAGCTCTCTACGACGCTGAAGTGGATACCGCACTCATCATCAGCCAAATTCGCGACAGCCAGCTTCTTCCTGAAGGTTTTGCACATAAAGTTGAACAGATTGAAGATAAAGACTGGGAACGTGAATGGATGGATAACTTCCACCCAATGAAGTTCGGTGAACGCTTATGGATTTGCCCAAGCTGGCGTGATGTTCCAGATCCAAGTGCTGTTAACGTGATGCTCGATCCGGGTCTTGCATTCGGTACGGGTACTCACCCAACCACAGCACTGTGTCTTGAGTGGCTTGAGTCCCTCGATTTAAGCGGCAAAACCGTCATCGATTTCGGTTGTGGTTCAGGCATCCTAGCTATTGCAGCGATCAAACTCGGCGCAGCAAAAGTTATCGGTATCGATATCGATCCTCAAGCTCTGCTTGCTTCTAAAGACAATGCTGGTCGTAACGGCGTTGAAGACCAAATCGAAGTCTATCTGCCTCAAGACCAACCAGAAGGTCTAGTAGCTGACGTTGTCGTGGCAAATATTCTTGCTGGTCCACTGCGTGAGCTTTCTGGTGTTATCAAAGGGCTTATGAAACCAAATGGTCTGTTAGCAATGTCTGGCGTGCTAGATACTCAAGCCGAAGACGTCGCCAACTACTACCGAGATGAACTGCGTGTTGACCCTATTGTGGAGCTCAATGAGTGGTGCAGAATCTCTGGACAGAAATTAAGCTAAAGATAAGTTATCTGCTTAATTGATTGAAAATTGGACTATTTACAAAAACAATTTGTAAATGCTCAAATATTAGTCTTTTCACGCAGTAAAAAAATGCGTAAAATGCGCGCCCTTGCTGGTACTAAGCTGTGAAGACGTTTTGAAGATCGGAAATTATCAACTTAAGAACAATCTTATCGTTGCCCCTATGGCAGGTGTCACTGATAGACCTTTTCGTGAGTTGTGTCTTCAATATGGTGCAGGAATGGCCGTCAGTGAAATGATGTCTTCCAACCCTGCACTGTGGAATACCGATAAATCAAAAAACCGTATGGTACATGAAGGCGAATCGGGCATTCGTTCGGTACAAATTGCGGGAAGTGATCCACAGCTTATGGCTGATGCGGCTCAATTCAGTGTTGAAAACGGTGCGCAAATCATCGACATCAACATGGGCTGCCCAGCGAAAAAAGTGAATAAGAAGCTAGCCGGCTCTGCACTACTTCGTTTTCCAGATCTTATAGAAGAGATTTTAAAAACGGTGGTAGATGCGGTGAATGTCCCAGTGACACTCAAAACCCGCACTGGCTGGGATACAGACAATAAAAACTGTGTCTACATCGCTCAATTAGCCGAAGACTGCGGCATACAGGCATTAGCACTCCACGGGAGAACGCGAGCTTGTATGTACAAAGGTGAGGCCGAATACGACAGCATTAAAGCGGCGAAAGAGGCAATCAGTATTCCGGTTATCGCTAACGGTGATATCGATTCTCCGGAGAAAGCCAAATATGTGCTTGAGTACACAGGCGCTGACGCTTTAATGATTGGACGCCCTGCCCAAGGTCGTCCGTGGATTTTCCAGGAAATCCAACACTATTTGGAAAACGGCACCACAATGCCCGACCTTCCTCTTGAGGAAGTGAAAAGTATTATGCTTGGTCATGTGACAGCTCTGCATGGTTTCTATGGAGAGTATTTAGGGCCACGAATCGCGCGTAAGCACGTGGGTTGGTACTTAAAAGAACATGAAGAAGCGAGTGAGTTTCGCCGTACCTTCAACGCCATAGAGGCAGCATCGCTGCAATTGGAAGCGCTTGAAGGTTATTTTGATAACGTTGCATCATAATTAAGAGAAGAGCTAGACCGAATATGTTCGAACAAAATCTGACTTCAGAAGCTTTAACAGTAACTACAGTAACTTCACAAGACCAAATCACGCAAAAGCCACTACGTGATTCCGTTAAAGCATCTCTTAAAAACTATCTTGCTCAGTTAAATGGCCAAGAAGTAACAGAACTATACGAGTTAGTTCTAGCGGAAGTTGAACAGCCACTATTAGACACAATCATGCAGTACACTCGCGGTAACCAAACTCGCGCAGCAACTATGATGGGTATCAACCGCGGCACTCTTCGTAAGAAACTTAAAAAATACGGCATGAACTAATAGAAAGTGCTAACTAATTGAATCTAAAAAGCTCAGCTAGAAGTAGTTGAGCTTTTTTATTGCATCTTTGCCAAGCCTCTGTCCCATCATCAAATTCTCGCTACAACACCCACGCCAAATTTCAACTAATAATTGTTAGATCTCACCAACAGTTTTTACTTTTCTATCCTTTAGTCTCATATACAAATCAAAAGCCACATTGTTACATTAATGTTAACAACACAACTCAATATTCAGTTTGCTAGCCCGAATTGCCGTATTACAAGGAGTGGCTTTATGATTTTTGTCTCTTTACGCCGAATCAGCATCCGTGCTCGCTTATATCTGCTTAGTGGGATGATCACTCTATTCCTTCTATTTCCGCTTATGGTAATGGTGCAGGATTATCAAAGTGACCTAATAAAAGCCAAACAGACTCAAACTCGCCATTTGGTTGAAAACACCCACTCTCTGCTCAACCACTTCTATCAACTCCAGACTCAAGGAACCTTGAGCGAACAACAAGCTCAAGACCAAGCCAGACAAGCCGTAGCCCAGTTGCGTTATGGAGAAGAGGACTACTTCTGGATGAATGATCTGACTCCGACAATGATCATGCACCCATTTAAGCCTCAACTTGATGGAAAAAACCTTTCTGCTGTGAAAGATCCACAAGGCAAAGCCTTATTTGTCGAAATGGCGAACATTGCCCGTGAGCAAGGCGAAGGAACCGTTTATTACATGTGGCCTAAACCAGGTTCAGACACTGACGTTGAAAAAGTCTCTTACGTTAAACTGTTTGAGCCGTGGGGCTGGATTGTCGGTTCAGGGGTTTATATTGATGATGTAAACGCTTTGGTTTGGCAACGTCTGCAAAGTGTATTTACTGGCTTAGCTATCGTACTGGTAGCTATGTTGACTCTTGCGTATTTGATCGGTCTAAGTATTACCAAACCATGTGTTGCGACATTGCAGGCGATGGAAGATATCGCTAAAGGTGAAGGAGATCTTACTAAACAACTTGATGCATCAGGCAAAGACGAACTGTCTCGTATCGCTCAAGCCTTCAACCAGTTTACTCATAAGCTTCGCCATATAGTGTTGGATATCGTGCCAGTAACGGATGGGGTGACCGGTTCAGCACTTGAGCTGACTCATGTTGCTCAAAATGCGGCAGGTAAAGCAATGGAACAACAGCAATCGGTGGATACCGTTGCTTCAGCCATGAACCAACTTCACTCCAGCAATCAGGAAGTGGCTAACGCGGCACAAAATGCGGCAATTGCAGCTCAAACTGCTAATGAAAAAAGCCAGCAAGGGCGTGATGTCATTAATCAAGTATCCGTTTATATGGATTCACTATCAGAAAGACTTACCGCTACCGACAGCAACACCCAAGCCTTAGCCAAAGAGATTCAGCAAGTAAGTGCGGTACTTGAGGTGATCTACGGCGTAGCAGAACAAACTAACCTGTTGGCTCTCAACGCAGCCATTGAAGCAGCTCGTGCTGGCGAGCAAGGGAGAGGTTTTGCGGTAGTTGCTGATGAAGTGCGTTCACTGGCAACCCGCACTCAGAGCAGCACTCAACAAATAGAACAGATCATTGCAGGGCTACAAGAGCGAGCACATCAGGTGAGCGCGTCAATGGACGAAACTCAGCTACAATCGAAAGGTACTCAAGAGCAAGCAGAAAAAGCTCAGCAGGCATTAGATGATATTGATCAGCAGATTCGACAAATCCTGCAATTGAATGAACATATTGCCGAAGCCAGTGCCCAGCAATCTTTGGCAACAGATGAAATCAGCCGGAACCTTACCCTGATAGCCGATCACAGTGCTCAAGCGGCCATTCAGGCAGAGCAAGTAACGGCAGCAAGCGAGCAGCTACAAGAAAACGGGCAACGTCTAACTCATAGCTTTTCTGTGTTTAAGGTTTAAAGGAGAAGTGGGCAAATGCCCACTTTTTTCTTTCTCACATCGAGCTTTAACTTGTTAACGCATCTATATCTTATTTTCTGACTACAATATCAACAGCTCAATCCACTCCCACTTCCCAACTAGAAATAACTTGCTTTATTTACCTCTTCGTTACTTTTTTCTCTTGAAAAACCTGTTTTTAGATATTATTTTCCCCATGCCAAACGATTGCGCGAGATCTTTTGTAATAAATTGGTTAGAATACGCGCCATCCGAAATCTGGAAGACTATTGATACAGATATAGGGTCTTTACCAAAACTGACCAAGCTGTGATGAATCACCATTACCCATGAACAGTTTTGGCAAACACCTTTCGTATCAACTCCATGAATTAAAGGAAAATGGAAGCATGAGTAACGCTCGTCCAATTCGCCGCGCACTGATCAGTGTTTCAGATAAAACTGGCATCGTTGAGTTCGCCCAAGCGCTAGCACAGCGCGGTGTCGATATCCTATCTACTGGCGGTACCGCTCGCCTGCTTGCAGAAAAAGGCATCGCTGTAACTGAAGTTTCAGACTACACCGGTTTCCCGGAAATGATGGACGGGCGTGTAAAAACGCTACACCCGAAAGTTCATGGTGGCGTATTAGGCCGTCGCGGCCAAGATGATGAAATAATGGCTACTCATGGCATCAACCCTATCGATATGGTGGTTGTTAACCTTTACCCATTCGCTGAAACAGTCGCGAAAGAAGGTTGTACGCTAGAAGATGCTGTTGAAAACATCGATATCGGTGGTCCAACAATGGTTCGTTCTGCAGCGAAAAACCATAAAGATGTCACTATCGTAGTTAATGCTTCAGATTACGACCGCGTTATTGCTGAAATGGATGAGAACGAAAAATCTCTGACTCTTGCTACTCGTTTTGACCTCGCTATCGCAGCATTCGAGCACACAGCAGCATACGACGGCATGATCGCTAACTACTTTGGCACAATGGTTCCATCTTACGGTGAGAACAAAGAAGGTGATGAAGAGAGTAAATTCCCTCGCACATTCAACATGCAGTTCGAGAAGAAACAAGACATGCGCTACGGTGAAAACAGCCACCAAGCAGCGGCTTTCTATGTTGAAGCTAATCCGCAAGAAGCGTCTGTTTCTACAGCTAAGCAAATTCAAGGTAAAGCGCTTTCTTACAACAACATCGCAGATACAGATGCTGCGCTAGAGTGTGTTAAAGAGTTCGCTGAACCAGCATGTGTGATCGTAAAACACGCAAACCCATGTGGTGTAGCACTAGGTAAAGATATTCTTGAAGCCTACAACCGCGCTTACCAAACTGACCCAACGTCAGCATTCGGCGGCATCATCGCATTCAACCAAGAGTTAGATGCAGCAACAGCTTCCGCTATTGTTGAGCGTCAGTTCGTTGAAGTAATCATCGCACCAAAAGTTTCTGCTGAAGCGATTGAAGTTGTCGCAGCGAAGAAAAACGTTCGTCTACTAGAGTGTGGCGAATGGTCAACGAAAACAACTGGCTTTGATGTTAAACGCGTTAACGGCGGCCTTCTTGTTCAAGACCGCGACCAAGGCATGGTTTCACTTGATGACCTGAAAGTGGTTTCTAAACGTCAACCAACTGAAGAAGAGCTGAAAGATGCCCTATTCTGCTGGAAAGTTGCAAAATACGTGAAATCAAACGCGATTGTTTACGCAAAAGGCGATATGACAATTGGTGTCGGCGCAGGCCAAATGAGCCGCGTATACTCAGCTAAAATTGCAGGCATCAAAGCAGCAGACGAAGGTCTTGAAGTTGCGGGTAGCGTAATGGCTTCTGACGCATTCTTCCCATTCCGCGATGGTATCGATGCAGCCGCAGAAGCTGGCATTAAGTGCGTAATTCAACCGGGTGGCTCAATGCGCGATGACGAAGTAATTGCAGCAGCAGACGAACACGGCATGGCGATGATCTTTACGGGTATGCGTCATTTCCGCCACTAATTTAAGGATTTTAAAGAATGAATGTATTAATTATTGGTTCCGGCGGCCGTGAACACGCCCTTGGTTGGAAAGTTGCTCAAAATCCGAACGTTAAAAACATCTTTATCGCACCGGGTAATGCAGGTACAGCTCTTGAACCTAAACTACAAAATGTGGCGATTCAGGTAGAAGATGTTGCTGGTTTAGTCGCATTCGCAAAAGAAAACGCAATTGACTTAACGATTGTTGGCCCAGAAGCGCCACTAGTCATCGGCGTAGTTGATGCTTTCCGTGCAGCAGGCTTACCAATTTTTGGCCCAACGCAAGCCGCGGCTCAGTTAGAAGGTTCAAAAGCGTTCACGAAGGACTTCCTAGCTCGCCACAACATTCCAACAGCGGCATACGCAAACTTCACGGAAATTGAGCCAGCATTGGCTTACGTTCGTGAACAAGGTGCGCCTATCGTTGTTAAAGCAGATGGCCTTGCGGCTGGTAAAGGCGTGATTGTCGCTATGACGCTGGAAGAAGCAGAAGATGCGATTAAAGATATGCTCGCTGGCAATGCATTCGGTGATGCTGGCAGCCGTGTTGTAGTGGAAGAGTTCCTTGATGGTGAAGAAGCAAGCTTCATCGTAATGGTTGATGGTGTAAATGTGCTACCTATGGCCACCAGCCAAGACCATAAACGCGTAGGCGACAAAGATACAGGTCCTAACACTGGTGGTATGGGTGCTTATTCTCCAGCTCCAGTGGTTACTCAAGAAATTCATGACCGTATCATGCAGGAAGTGATTTACCCAACAGTACGCGGTATGGCTGCAGAAGGTAATCCATACACAGGTTTCTTGTATGCTGGCCTTATGATTGACAAAGCGGGTACACCTAAAGTTATCGAATACAACTGCCGCTTCGGCGATCCAGAAACTCAACCTATCATGATGCGAATGCAATCAGACCTAGTTGAACTTTGTCTGGCCGCTATTGATGGCAAGTTAGACCAAATGGAATCTAAGTGGGATCCACGCGCTTCTATCGGTATTGTACTTGCTGCGAGTGGCTACCCTGGCGATTACAACAAAGGTGATGTGATTTCTGGCTTACCAACCGTTGAAGTTGAAGGTCAAAAAGTTTTCCACGCTGGTACAACTGACAAAGACGGCAATGTTGTGACTAACGGCGGTCGTGTTCTTTGTGCAACGGCACTAGGCAACACAGTATCAGAAGCACAACAACGCGCTTATGAGCTAACAAAACAAATTCAGTGGGACGGTGTTTTCTACCGTAACGACATCGGCTACCGTGCTATCGCGCGCGAGCAACAAGCTGATAAGTAATAGCTAAAGTAAGTAAGATTAAGGCGCTGTGGAAACTCAGCGTCTTTTTTATTGGTTGAAAACTCAAAAAACGTTATTCAGTTATCAACTGAGGCCTTTCGATACAGTCGTGATCGTCATCTGCAAGAATGAGCAATTCATCGATATAAACGGTGTTATTGCGGATTTTCCCTAGAAAACCAATATAGTTATCCAGCGTAGACAAACGGCTCATAACAAAATTCGGAAGCGTATGGTTAAACTCAACCTTGTTGTAATCGGGTCCGTTACAACGTTCAAACGTCGAACCATCCCAATACCCCTGAATAAATTCAAGACCTTGTTTATTTTGGTCTTTCGTCATTTTGGTAATGGCTTTTGCTTCTAAAACGTAGCGTTCTAATTGCCCTTCGTTGAGAGGCAAAATTTTCTTGTTCACTCGGTACTGCTGATATACCGCTTCGCCATCCTTATTAAAACGGACATGTGCAGTATAAGGTACCAAGTCACCATCTTTGAGTTGCTCACCTTTACGA is part of the Vibrio diazotrophicus genome and harbors:
- the aroQ gene encoding type II 3-dehydroquinate dehydratase, with the translated sequence MAAKSRILVLNGPNLNLLGLREPTHYGSNTLEHIVATLRENAEKAGVELEHLQSNREYELIEAIHQAHGNVDFIIINPAAFTHTSVAIRDALLGVAIPFIEVHLSNVHAREPFRHHSYLSDKAQGVICGLGAQGYEFALSAAIKTLQAK
- the accB gene encoding acetyl-CoA carboxylase biotin carboxyl carrier protein translates to MDIRKIKKLIELVEESGIAELEISEGEESVRISRHGVAAPAPIHYAAAPAPVAAPAPVAAPAPAAAPAASAEPSAPAGHSVLSPMVGTFYRSPSPDSKPFIEVGQKVSVGDTLCIVEAMKMMNQIESDKSGVVTAILLEDGQPVEFDQPLVVIE
- the accC gene encoding acetyl-CoA carboxylase biotin carboxylase subunit; amino-acid sequence: MLDKVVIANRGEIALRILRACKELGIKTVAVHSTADRDLKHVLLADESICIGPASSMESYLNIPRIISAAEVTGAVAIHPGYGFLSENADFAEQVEKSGFIFVGPRAETIRLMGDKVSAINSMKKAGVPCVPGSDGPLDNDEAKNKAHAKRIGYPVIIKASGGGGGRGMRVVRSEAELVNAISMTRAEAKAAFNNDMVYMEKFLENPRHVEVQVLADGQGGAIHLGERDCSMQRRHQKVVEEAPAPGITEEMRKYIGERCTRACIEIGYRGAGTFEFLYENGEFYFIEMNTRIQVEHPVTEMVTGVDLIKEQLRIAAGQPLSFTQSDIKIRGHAVECRINAEDPVRFLPSPGKITRLHTPGGMGVRWESHIYSGYTVPPYYDSMIGKLITFGENRDVAIARMRNALNEMIVEGIKTNVPLQQEIMKDENFQHGGANIHYLEKKLGLNKS
- the prmA gene encoding 50S ribosomal protein L11 methyltransferase encodes the protein MPWIQIKLNATNENAEQISDMLMEETGALSVTFLDAKDTPVFEPLPGETRLWGDTDVLALYDAEVDTALIISQIRDSQLLPEGFAHKVEQIEDKDWEREWMDNFHPMKFGERLWICPSWRDVPDPSAVNVMLDPGLAFGTGTHPTTALCLEWLESLDLSGKTVIDFGCGSGILAIAAIKLGAAKVIGIDIDPQALLASKDNAGRNGVEDQIEVYLPQDQPEGLVADVVVANILAGPLRELSGVIKGLMKPNGLLAMSGVLDTQAEDVANYYRDELRVDPIVELNEWCRISGQKLS
- the dusB gene encoding tRNA dihydrouridine synthase DusB, which gives rise to MKIGNYQLKNNLIVAPMAGVTDRPFRELCLQYGAGMAVSEMMSSNPALWNTDKSKNRMVHEGESGIRSVQIAGSDPQLMADAAQFSVENGAQIIDINMGCPAKKVNKKLAGSALLRFPDLIEEILKTVVDAVNVPVTLKTRTGWDTDNKNCVYIAQLAEDCGIQALALHGRTRACMYKGEAEYDSIKAAKEAISIPVIANGDIDSPEKAKYVLEYTGADALMIGRPAQGRPWIFQEIQHYLENGTTMPDLPLEEVKSIMLGHVTALHGFYGEYLGPRIARKHVGWYLKEHEEASEFRRTFNAIEAASLQLEALEGYFDNVAS
- the fis gene encoding DNA-binding transcriptional regulator Fis, giving the protein MFEQNLTSEALTVTTVTSQDQITQKPLRDSVKASLKNYLAQLNGQEVTELYELVLAEVEQPLLDTIMQYTRGNQTRAATMMGINRGTLRKKLKKYGMN
- a CDS encoding methyl-accepting chemotaxis protein, which translates into the protein MIFVSLRRISIRARLYLLSGMITLFLLFPLMVMVQDYQSDLIKAKQTQTRHLVENTHSLLNHFYQLQTQGTLSEQQAQDQARQAVAQLRYGEEDYFWMNDLTPTMIMHPFKPQLDGKNLSAVKDPQGKALFVEMANIAREQGEGTVYYMWPKPGSDTDVEKVSYVKLFEPWGWIVGSGVYIDDVNALVWQRLQSVFTGLAIVLVAMLTLAYLIGLSITKPCVATLQAMEDIAKGEGDLTKQLDASGKDELSRIAQAFNQFTHKLRHIVLDIVPVTDGVTGSALELTHVAQNAAGKAMEQQQSVDTVASAMNQLHSSNQEVANAAQNAAIAAQTANEKSQQGRDVINQVSVYMDSLSERLTATDSNTQALAKEIQQVSAVLEVIYGVAEQTNLLALNAAIEAARAGEQGRGFAVVADEVRSLATRTQSSTQQIEQIIAGLQERAHQVSASMDETQLQSKGTQEQAEKAQQALDDIDQQIRQILQLNEHIAEASAQQSLATDEISRNLTLIADHSAQAAIQAEQVTAASEQLQENGQRLTHSFSVFKV
- the purH gene encoding bifunctional phosphoribosylaminoimidazolecarboxamide formyltransferase/IMP cyclohydrolase, whose protein sequence is MSNARPIRRALISVSDKTGIVEFAQALAQRGVDILSTGGTARLLAEKGIAVTEVSDYTGFPEMMDGRVKTLHPKVHGGVLGRRGQDDEIMATHGINPIDMVVVNLYPFAETVAKEGCTLEDAVENIDIGGPTMVRSAAKNHKDVTIVVNASDYDRVIAEMDENEKSLTLATRFDLAIAAFEHTAAYDGMIANYFGTMVPSYGENKEGDEESKFPRTFNMQFEKKQDMRYGENSHQAAAFYVEANPQEASVSTAKQIQGKALSYNNIADTDAALECVKEFAEPACVIVKHANPCGVALGKDILEAYNRAYQTDPTSAFGGIIAFNQELDAATASAIVERQFVEVIIAPKVSAEAIEVVAAKKNVRLLECGEWSTKTTGFDVKRVNGGLLVQDRDQGMVSLDDLKVVSKRQPTEEELKDALFCWKVAKYVKSNAIVYAKGDMTIGVGAGQMSRVYSAKIAGIKAADEGLEVAGSVMASDAFFPFRDGIDAAAEAGIKCVIQPGGSMRDDEVIAAADEHGMAMIFTGMRHFRH
- the purD gene encoding phosphoribosylamine--glycine ligase, with the protein product MNVLIIGSGGREHALGWKVAQNPNVKNIFIAPGNAGTALEPKLQNVAIQVEDVAGLVAFAKENAIDLTIVGPEAPLVIGVVDAFRAAGLPIFGPTQAAAQLEGSKAFTKDFLARHNIPTAAYANFTEIEPALAYVREQGAPIVVKADGLAAGKGVIVAMTLEEAEDAIKDMLAGNAFGDAGSRVVVEEFLDGEEASFIVMVDGVNVLPMATSQDHKRVGDKDTGPNTGGMGAYSPAPVVTQEIHDRIMQEVIYPTVRGMAAEGNPYTGFLYAGLMIDKAGTPKVIEYNCRFGDPETQPIMMRMQSDLVELCLAAIDGKLDQMESKWDPRASIGIVLAASGYPGDYNKGDVISGLPTVEVEGQKVFHAGTTDKDGNVVTNGGRVLCATALGNTVSEAQQRAYELTKQIQWDGVFYRNDIGYRAIAREQQADK
- a CDS encoding DUF1481 domain-containing protein translates to MKKILSSFIAATLIAGCSSSVDTSNFTQMSQFSGGQRTGDATSYYWYTESTSQALSASDHVTSETYGWYETSYRWDEGSVREVVRKGEQLKDGDLVPYTAHVRFNKDGEAVYQQYRVNKKILPLNEGQLERYVLEAKAITKMTKDQNKQGLEFIQGYWDGSTFERCNGPDYNKVEFNHTLPNFVMSRLSTLDNYIGFLGKIRNNTVYIDELLILADDDHDCIERPQLITE